The Dyadobacter sp. 676 DNA window ACCTACGAGGCGAACATTGCAGTCGTAGCCGCGCAGATCGAAGAAGCGAAAGTGAACGTGTGGAGAGCCAATCAGGATTTCGCACGTTATGAGAATCTGATCAAAGACCACTCGATCACCCAGCAGGAATTCGAGCAGGCACAGGCTACCAAGCAGAAAGCGGAACGTGCGCTGGCGGTTCTGGAAGCACAAAAGGCGGCTGCCGAGCGTCAGGCCAAAGCGGCCGGCCGCCAGACAAAGGCCACCTCGGTGCAATCGGCCGTGGCGAGTGCGAATATCAAAGCGCGCCAGGCCGAGATTGCGAATGCCGAACTGAACCTGTCGTACACCGTCATTACGGCGCCAACCGACGGCCGCGTGTCCAAAGTGAATGCCCAGGTGGGTCAGTACCTGCAAGCCGGGCAGTCGTTGTTCAGCATTATCTCGACCCACAAACCCTGGGTTACCGCCAACTTTAAGGAAACGCAGCTGACCAAAATGAAGATCGGTCAGAACGTGAAAGTCCACGTCGACGCATTCCCGGACCATGAATTCGAGGCGAAAGTTGCTTCATTCTCGCCGGCAACCGGCGCGCGTTTCGCCCTGCTGCCTCCCGACAATGCGAGCGGCAACTTCGTGAAAGTGGTGCAACGCCTTCCCGTGCGCATCGAATTTACCAAAGCGCAGGACGAAATGATCTCGCAACTGCGCCCGGGCATGAATGTGTTCGTGGACGTGGAGCTGAACTGAGGTTCCCGATTGAACCGAATTTTTGATTCTAAAAACCAATAATCGATGGAAATGCAGGAATCACTCGTCGAATACGGCTACCGCAGGGTAATCATCACCATCACGGCCGTATTATGTGCGCTCCTCGAAATCGTGGATACCACGATTGTGAACGTGGCGCTGAACGACATGCGCGGAAACCTGGGCGGCACGTTGTCGGAGGTAAGCTGGGTGATCACCGCCTACGCGATCGGCAATGTGATCATCGTGCCGATGACTAGCTGGCTTTCGCAGCAGTTTGGTCGCCGCAACTACTTTGCCGCCTCCATTATCATATTTACGGTGGCATCCTTCCTTTGCGGTAACGCCGATAATATCTGGGAACTGGTATTTTTCAGGTTGATACAAGGTTTTGGCGGTGGCGCATTGCTCGTAACCGCGCAAACCCTGATTACCGAAAGCTACCCGCCCGAAAAACGCGGTATCGCACAGGCCATCTACGGCCTGGGGGTGATCGTAGGTCCTACATTGGGCCCGCCGCTGGGGGGGGTATATCGTAGATAATTACAGCTGGCCTTACATTTTTTACATCAATATCCCATTGGGTATTATCGCGGCGATGCTGACGCTGGAATTTGTCAGAAGTCCGAAATTCGCCGCGAAAAAAGCCGCCAACGAAATCGACTGGTGGGGCATTATTTTCCTGGCAGTTGCCGTGGGCTCGTTGCAATATGTGCTCGAAAAGGGGCAGGAAGAAGACTGGTTCAATGACGAGATCATCCTGGTACTGTCGATCGTATCGGTTTTTGCCTTTTTCTTCTTTATATGGAGGGAATGGACTTACAAAAACCCGATTGTGAACCTGCGCGTATTGGCGAACGGAAACCTGCGGGTCGGGACGGTACTGTCTTTCATCCTGGGTTTCGGGCTGTATGGCTCGACGTTCATTATTCCGCTTTACACCCAGGCGACATTAGGCTGGACGGCCACGCAATCGGGTATGCTCATGGTGCCGGCCGCCATTGTTACCGCGATGATGATGCCGGTGGTAGGACAGTTGCTTCAACGCGGCGTGAAACAGCAATATCTGGTGGCTATCGGGATGATATTCTTCTTTGTGTACAGCTATTGGGGATATTTGATTTTGACGCCGGACACCGGTAAGGATGCGTTTTTCAGCATGCTTATCGTTCGTGGTATCGGCTTGGGGCTGCTGTTCGTCCCCATTACCACCCTTGCGTTATCGACCCTGAAAGGCCGTGAGATCGGAGAAGGGGCGGCGTTTACGGGGATGATGCGGCAGCTCGGCGGCTCGTTCGGAGTTGCGGTCATCACGACCTTCATCGCACGCCAGAACATGGCCCATCGTAACGATCTGGTAAGTAAGCTGGATATCAATAGCCCCGTTGTACAGCAACGTGTCGAAAACCTGCAGCACAGCTTCATGGCGAAAGGCATGGCTCCCGACGTAGCGCTGAACAGCGGTTATAAGCTGCTGGATTTCACCGTCACCAAACAAGCCCAGGTAATGTCGTATATGGATGTGTTCCTGTACCTGGGCGTGATGTTTTTGATTTGTGTTCCTTTTGTGTTGTGGACCCGGAGCGGCAAAACGAAAGTCGACGCCTCGTCCGTGCACTAGTGTTTTTAAGTGTAGTAGTATTGCAGAAGAAGCCTTCCGGTGTCGGGAGGCTTCTCTTGTTTTTAATGAGTGAATGAGTGAATAAAAAGGTCAGGTGTGGTCGGTTGGTGCACGGGGGATGTAGCGCCCTTCCGAATACATTCGAAACAACTTTCCGGCCCGGAGGGCCGCCCTGTTTATAGCAAATGTTGCTTTTTCGCGATTTGGCTCCTTAGGAGCCTCCTACGGAGCCAAAAATATCGCTGTGATCTGTTTCTACAAACAGGTGACCGCTCCGTGGCTCTCATAGTGGCTGAGGATGGACCTTTTTAGTGAATTTCCTTCCTCCCTTTCCTCCTTCCTCCATTCCTCCCTACTTTTGCCCCAACACAACCCGAATTAAAAAGTGCATCAGAATTACCATTTCTTAAAACAACTCGCTCCGCGCCTGCACTCCGAGCTGGCGGGAAAGCGCTTCGTTGAAGCATTCAGCCAGCAAAAGGACGAACTCATTATCGTTTTTGCGGAAGAAGCGCAGAATGAGCAGCTGGTAAAGCCATTTTTCATCAAAGCAACTTTAACCAACAGCTTCTCCTGCCTGAGCTTTCCCGATCGCTTCGACCGCGCGCGCCGGAACAGCGTGAATCTTTTCAATGATTTCGAAGGGGATAAGGTGGATTTCGTAAAGGTTTGCCAAAACGAGCGGGCGATTCAGGTGCATTTTGAAAGCGGCAGGGATTTGATATTCAAGCTCTTCGGGAATCGCTCGAATTTTATCGCCCTGAATGCGGAAGGGGAGGTTACACAGCTTTTCAATAACAAGCTCTCGACCGACCGCAGCCTGACGGTGGCTTCGCTGAATCGGCATATCGATCAGTCGTGGGAGGCGTTTGTCGCGCATGAAGGCCGTTTTGAGCCACTTTTTCCGACTTTTGGAAAGGTGGTAAACAAATACCTTTCCGCTAAGCTGGCCGGGACGAAGGATTTAGCCGGACGTTGGGAGATCGTGAAGGAGGTTTTAAGGGAGCTGGAATCGTCCGTTTTCTATATTACCAAAATCGAAAATATCCCAGCGCTGACGCTTTTCGAAACCGGCGAGGTGATGCAGGTCCTGAATGATCCGGTCGCCGCATTGAATGCTTTTTACCTGGCCTACATCCGGTTGAGCGGACTCGACAGAGAGAAGGCCGATATTGTGCGGTTGTTGAAAAAACGTATTCAGCAGACGGACAATTACCTTGAAAACACATTCCGGAAACTGGTCGATCTGGAAAATGCAACGAAAAACGACGAACTGGCCAACATTATCATGGCCAACCTGCATACGATTCCCGAGCGGGCGGAAAAGGTCGAGCTTTATGATTTTTACCGGGATCAACCCATTACCATTAAATTGAAAAAAGACCTTTCCGCCCAAAAAAATGCGGAGGGCTATTACCGTAAAGCCAAGAACGAAAAGGTCGAGATCGACCGCCTGAACGATAGTCTGGCTGCACGTGAAACGGAACGGAAGCGGTTGCACGAGCATTTGGAGCACATAGAATCGCTCGAATCGCTGAGGGACCTGCGGGCATACATTAAAACCCACAAACTGGAACAAGGCAGTGCCGGCCCGGCCGTCGATGGGCTCTTCAAACGCATCGATTTCATGGGCTACACGATCCTGATCGGCAGGAATGCGAAGAACAGCGATATGCTGACGAAACAGGCGCATAAGGAAGATCTTTGGCTGCACGCGAAGGATGTGGTGGGTTCGCACGTCATAATCAAAAACCAGCCCGGCTGCAAATTTCCCGCGCCGGTAATCGAGCGGGCGGCTGAACTGGCTGCGTTCTACTCGAAACGAAAGAACGAT harbors:
- a CDS encoding MFS transporter, which produces MGIIAAMLTLEFVRSPKFAAKKAANEIDWWGIIFLAVAVGSLQYVLEKGQEEDWFNDEIILVLSIVSVFAFFFFIWREWTYKNPIVNLRVLANGNLRVGTVLSFILGFGLYGSTFIIPLYTQATLGWTATQSGMLMVPAAIVTAMMMPVVGQLLQRGVKQQYLVAIGMIFFFVYSYWGYLILTPDTGKDAFFSMLIVRGIGLGLLFVPITTLALSTLKGREIGEGAAFTGMMRQLGGSFGVAVITTFIARQNMAHRNDLVSKLDINSPVVQQRVENLQHSFMAKGMAPDVALNSGYKLLDFTVTKQAQVMSYMDVFLYLGVMFLICVPFVLWTRSGKTKVDASSVH
- a CDS encoding MFS transporter, which codes for MQESLVEYGYRRVIITITAVLCALLEIVDTTIVNVALNDMRGNLGGTLSEVSWVITAYAIGNVIIVPMTSWLSQQFGRRNYFAASIIIFTVASFLCGNADNIWELVFFRLIQGFGGGALLVTAQTLITESYPPEKRGIAQAIYGLGVIVGPTLGPPLGGVYRR
- a CDS encoding HlyD family secretion protein translates to METKNTTTEEAPKKKNNRFLIILAVLIIGGGTWGFTKYNHGLHHEETDDAQIDSDISPVIPRISGYVTEIRVKDNQTVKKGDTLIVLDNRDQLIKLEQAKAGLLGSESSLTVAHETTNASAASGITYEANIAVVAAQIEEAKVNVWRANQDFARYENLIKDHSITQQEFEQAQATKQKAERALAVLEAQKAAAERQAKAAGRQTKATSVQSAVASANIKARQAEIANAELNLSYTVITAPTDGRVSKVNAQVGQYLQAGQSLFSIISTHKPWVTANFKETQLTKMKIGQNVKVHVDAFPDHEFEAKVASFSPATGARFALLPPDNASGNFVKVVQRLPVRIEFTKAQDEMISQLRPGMNVFVDVELN
- a CDS encoding NFACT RNA binding domain-containing protein, which translates into the protein MHQNYHFLKQLAPRLHSELAGKRFVEAFSQQKDELIIVFAEEAQNEQLVKPFFIKATLTNSFSCLSFPDRFDRARRNSVNLFNDFEGDKVDFVKVCQNERAIQVHFESGRDLIFKLFGNRSNFIALNAEGEVTQLFNNKLSTDRSLTVASLNRHIDQSWEAFVAHEGRFEPLFPTFGKVVNKYLSAKLAGTKDLAGRWEIVKEVLRELESSVFYITKIENIPALTLFETGEVMQVLNDPVAALNAFYLAYIRLSGLDREKADIVRLLKKRIQQTDNYLENTFRKLVDLENATKNDELANIIMANLHTIPERAEKVELYDFYRDQPITIKLKKDLSAQKNAEGYYRKAKNEKVEIDRLNDSLAARETERKRLHEHLEHIESLESLRDLRAYIKTHKLEQGSAGPAVDGLFKRIDFMGYTILIGRNAKNSDMLTKQAHKEDLWLHAKDVVGSHVIIKNQPGCKFPAPVIERAAELAAFYSKRKNDSLCPVIVTPKKFVRKPKGLPDGLVLIDKEDIVMVVARGEQKGEMS